A stretch of Lathyrus oleraceus cultivar Zhongwan6 chromosome 6, CAAS_Psat_ZW6_1.0, whole genome shotgun sequence DNA encodes these proteins:
- the LOC127093412 gene encoding membrane-associated kinase regulator 5, translating into MDALNFLKFWRNNTSTTTTTTSNITVPHLVVETDTESDEDDSFFDLELTINDFNNIENNKTNNDPPLKTTNITTYETEVKVPHKTTVPLSPNEPISKRKVLPIEPTTKPQSPISLLKSAPSFRIFTFRKQRRIPSEKTEYEQTQTQTQTRKKETKVFAVKVNMDDFHCTPSLSRDNSTRSFASKARNQGTEEAKTERVSKEILQKYLKLIKPLYVKVSKRYSEKVKFSGERMTVVGSPSLSPAVQKQGNFPAGMKVVSKHFGKSRSSGTVVGVCSPAKRSDDTLLQQHDGIQSAILHCKKSFNSRDCSMGVSEDKSMCSTRSSFEDEV; encoded by the exons ATGGACGCTCTCAACTTCTTGAAGTTCTGGAGAAACAAcacttcaacaacaacaacaacaacctcaaaCATCACTGTTCCTCATCTTGTTGTCGAAACCGACACTGAATCAGACGAAGACGATTCCTTCTTTGATTTAGAACTCACCATCAACGATTTCAACAACATTGAAAACAACAAAACCAATAATGACCCACCTCTCAAAACAACAAACATTACCACCTACGAAACTGAAGTTAAGGTTCCACATAAAACAACGGTTCCTCTGTCACCAAACGAACCCATTTCGAAAAGAAAAGTGCTTCCAATTGAACCTACTACGAAACCTCAATCACCCATTTCGCTTCTAAAATCAGCACCGAGTTTCAGAATCTTCACGTTCAGAAAACAAAGAAGAATCCCTTCTGAAAAAACAGAATACGAACAGACTCAGACTCAGACTCAGACTCGGAAGAAAGAAACCAAAGTCTTCGCGGTGAAGGTTAACATGGACGATTTTCATTGTACTCCATCTCTTAGCAGAGACAACAGCACGAGAAGCTTTGCAAGCAAAGCTCGGAATCAGGGAACAGAGGAAGCTAAAACAGAACGCGTTTCGAAAGAGATTTTGCAGAAGTATTTGAAGTTGATTAAGCCTTTGTATGTGAAGGTTTCCAAGAGGTACAGTGAGAAGGTGAAATTCTCCGGCGAACGGATGACTGTGGTGGGTTCTCCGTCGTTGTCACCGGCAGTTCAGAAACAAGGGAATTTTCCGGCGGGGATGAAGGTGGTTTCTAAGCATTTTGGTAAAAGTAGGTCGTCGGGTACGGTTGTCGGAGTTTGTTCTCCGGCGAAGAGGAGTGATGATACGCTTCTGCAACAACACGATGGAATCCAAAGTGCTATACTTCACTGCAAGAAATCGTTTAACTCCAGAG ATTGTTCGATGGGTGTTTCTGAGGATAAATCAATGTGTTCAACGAGAAGTTCTTTTGAAGATGAAGTgtga